The Malus domestica chromosome 08, GDT2T_hap1 genomic interval TGATTGAGGAAGGCAAGAGGAATTTCTCGACCAATATCCTCATCTGCAACTACACAGTACGCTGCACCATTGAAATAGTGACGTTAGTTCAGCTATATACATAGCGCTACAAAGCAAATTAAAAAGACATAGTTTATTCCGAAGCCAACATTCAGTAAAACAAATAACTAAGGCCtagtatttgaaaatttttatcattACTCAACACACTTCTTAAGaatatttcttgaaaacaattttctttaagattaaaaaacttgattggtttgcgatttaaaatttttaaatcttacgacttAAATCAGACAAAAAGATCTAAAAAAAAAGGATCACATAagagggagaagagaagagcgtaggaaagaaagtaagagatgattgaagaaaagaggaaaaaaagaagatcggacgagatagagaagaaaatgagtgagagaaagaatcgAGAAAATAAAGAGAGCAGAATTAGAGGAGAGAcgaaaaaaggtaaaaaataaaaatgagagagaaaaaagaaaagagagatagatttgAAGTGACGGGGgatgagagagaaaaaagaaaggaaaactactaaaaaaaaaaaaaagaaattgagtgagtttaaatttaaaaattttaaaaactcactttttatgcTTTAGATAATCgattatattttttagttagtcatgagttcaatttttgaaaataatcaCACCAAATAAgttagtttaaaaagttggattcaattACAATACTAATCAGGCCCTAATATTTTTCAGGAATTGTTCTTGGCAttctaaaattttcattttacactccaaactttctatatttagaaaaaaaaaatatatttataaaaagtatagaataagatttttgaaatATTAATATCACTtccctatttttctttttattcaaaacccaacaaaaacCCGAATAACGAATTTCAATCGGCGAAATTTAGACGAGTCTTGCTATCGTCTAAACCAGAACCATAACAAAGACACGGGAAGAGAAAGAGATATTACTGAAGCCAGAATCAATCAGGTAGTTGAAGGTGTAACCATCACCACGTTCGTAAGTGATCCTTCTCATCGAACGGTCGAGCATCTCGAGCAAATTCAGAGCCAGGCGAGCCACATCCTCCTGATCCTGATGATTTGAGCACTGTGCAAGTATAACCGTCCTGCACATCACGAAGCTGCAGATCAAAGATGGAGCCATCGATTCTATTCGATTCTCCTCAAACCCTAATCAtacgagagagaaagagatagaaAGCAACAGAGAAAGATTGAATTTTAAAACGTGTGTGAGACAAGTGACCATTTTATTGAGAAGAACTGTACTTGACATTGTGGTAgaatggatgaagtggaagagtgtatTAACAGGGGAGGATGAGGAAGTGGGCCGGCCCTCTAAGGTTTAAGGATGGCCGGCTCCGGTGGTATTTTTGGTGGGAATATTTCAAGATGAGGTGTAAtatccacacactcatttttatttttcatttacatttttaattttcgaccgtatAATCAGATgatttgaagaagatcaaaagtcagaaattaataaggggtgtgtgaaaagtaaaaaggggtgtgtggatagcacatccatTCCAAAatatttgtgtaaataaatatcttgAATTAATTAggtaaatatcctaaataaatggGATTAGAATTACTTACTTGAAAGAAGTTTATCTGATTAGAAATGTATTTATGAAGAGAATAAATGATTATTCTATCATAAATATCTTTGACTTTTCCTACGGATAAGGGTGCCTTGAGTAGTGGTTGATCTCTACTGGCTCTACCTCAACTACGCGTGGTGAATGAGGCTGCTGCCTACTCATTTAGTAAGGGTAGTCTTTTCTTTCTTGAGAAATAATGCACGTGTTATCTCCATGatttttaggattatttttggcCCCACAGCTGACCCTAAGCCTAATTCAATGCCAACCCAAAGCAGTCACACTGAACTTACAAGCGGTAATTCGGGAGTGCTAGATGATTTTTACGAATATATAATGAATGACCATTAAAGATGGTGTGAAAATTAAATTGTGGCtattcattttgtatgcaagatGTGTTAATTTTGCAGGGGGATGAATTATTATTTACCTGTGGCCACAATAGGTTTTTCAAAGTTTGGGTGGGTCACAACAGTGATGGAATGTGTGATCAACTGCGGTTGACATGTTATGAGATCTTATGAACATTTCTGAATGGATAGGAACATCTATGAAACTTTTACTTGCAAGACTTACTTAAGCTTGAAATTACGATATAGTTACAAAAGTCCCTAGAAAGTGTACATAATTAGGATGGGAGCAAATATATAGGAAGGGATATATGAGGCTAAGCATTCGTGGGTGTCTCGGTGTACTCACTACCATCTCTGACGATGTCTTCCACTTGCAAGGCCATAATGCAGTCCCAATCATATCCAGACCAAGTCCGATGGAGATAGGAGCGAAATTTCGCAAACCTATCATAGAAAGTGGAGTCACTCTTCTTGGAGCTACTTCGTCTACCATGAAAAAATTGACCTTCGACGTACatcttccttctctttttcaACTAGTCCTATGGAGATAGGAGCGAAATTTGCATAACACCTCGTTCAACTATTGTTGTAAAGCAACTAATGTGGACTCCTTTTTGAGCACTTTTAATGTCACTCATTAATAGAGCGTCAGTTGGTAGAAAATTTGACTTTTGATTCTGCAATTTGATCAATCGGATCATCGGAATTACCGTCACTCCCTAAGAGAGCCATGACATGTGTGCCTAAACCATGGCTACTAAATTGTTCTTGCCTGCATTTTATAGATGATCAATTCAGATGTAATTAAATGGCACAGCAAGCCATAAATGGATGGAAACGGATTGTCTGCTTTCAACTAGTTTGTCAACAACACTCCTAATTGCTTACCCTTTTTGTGTAACTACATTAGGAATGTATTGTGGACAAACCAAGTGTTGTTCAATGACCTGTCCTTGGTCTCCATTTGTTGATGATCAATTTAGATGTCATTAACTGTGAGACCAACAAAAACTGGATGGAATTGACTGATTCATGACTGCGTATTATGGGTATATGATGGCTTGTGAACAATGGTGTTCAGGCTGTCAGAAACTGAGTTTACAACTTTTGTTCATAAAAAAATCCTTCCAAATCCTAAACCTTTTACTGTAATGACATTAAGAATGTGTTGTGGTGGCAACAAAATGTTAAGTTCGTATACTGTCACATTTAAGAGGGCAAAAAAAGTGTCGTTTTTGTATATATGTGTGCTTAAGCGTCACCAATACAAATTCGTCTTACCTAAGCATCAAGTAAAGCAATGTAAGTAATCAAATCAGGAGAGCACCCACTTCCCAAAAACCAAATTCATGAATATAAATCTCCTCAGTTCCTTATCCATAAACACACAATTACCATTTGTACAATGAAAACAAAAGGAAGAATACTGTAGAATCGTACTATCAATCAAGGCACATGATTGGATTTACGGATTGGTGAGTCAATGCACCTCAAGCAACAGTGAACGTGCATGATGAACTTAACAAAGTGATTATGATCATTTCACAATTCACATTGTTTttggaaaaaatgaaagaacttTAGCTAGTCTCTTTTAGGTAGCATAGTCATATCAAGAAAACCCCTTGCATATCAGACATTACATGTCAACTCACTAACAAGAAGGTAGTAATCTATAAGCACATTTTGCACATCGTGTCCTAGTATctcacaaacacattttcacTTGGTGCCATATCTACCTAAATTCATTCGAAATGTCAAAACCAAGCTGGAAAATTCACAGAAAGAAGCTAGCTTACCTAGTTTTGGTGCATTAAATAGAATAAGAAGAAACACTACCAAATCGACAAGAGAGGGGACGCTGCAGTTGATAAAAGCAGctgcaagaaagaaaaaaaatggtaacTTCATGAGTTGCAATTAATTTCTATTAAAACATTGGCAAAAGAGACAGGCATTTGTTTGAATTTGGCTACCTGTGTTAGTAGCAGCAGAGGCAACACAAAACCTCCAAGAAATCTCCCCATTACGCAAGACACATTCAAATATTCAATCCACTAACATGTACCCGGCTAGAAGTATTTCAAACAAAGTTAACATGGATTAAGTTCTGAAAACTATCGAACATTTTCATAACCGTATGTTAGGTCACTGTATTCTTCCTTAATGACGATATGAAACATATTGTGCAAGTATAATACCAATCATAAAATTCAACCACAAATCTTATGGAATCTGTATAGGCAGAGCATCAAGTTCCAATCTGTTTGAAGTCATGGCAGCAATTGGATGCCATCTTCTCCTGCAAAATCTCTTTGAGTGTTGCTAATCCACATAAAACAATACCTCACCTGCTGCCAAATTTATAAACGTGTCCTTGAAGAGTATTAAGGACTCAAAAATTTTACCTTTTCCCTCGAATCCTCCATTTTAccagcaaccaaacacaacacacaaagcaatgaaatttgaAACAGAAAGCGGCTAGTGTGGTGGGAGAAGGAGGAAGACGAGGAGGGTTTGGACGATGTATCTTCGCCGCCGGAGGTCCGCCACCGGAATGAGAAGCTCACGATCTCGCGGTTCTCTGTCTCTACTCGCCATTACGATCGAAGACGCCGATTTCTCATCGCCCATCACCAACAAACCCCCAAATTGATATACAACGCCGTTGGGGGTTTGAGCTCGTCGAGTAAGGGTCGAGAGAGAGGTTTTCGGACAAGGGAGGAGAAAATGCTGACTGGGCCCTTCGCAATAACCCAATTACACGGGAGGgaaattttggtcatttcaagttttagaaaaattttatttttgtcatattgTTGTACATATAGTGTGCATGGTCTGTGCTTGTCAGAAAAATCATATTTCGGTTTCAAGATTAAGAAAATGTCAGaaaaaaatcttattcataTATATGCAAGTGTATCGATTTCAATCTGGTTAATAATACTTCAACTCAACCTAACTTACCGAATGAACAGATGGTTAgattttaactcaaaaataaaTGGTTAAAATTTACAACCCAACCCAGCCCAACCAATTTCGGTTTGGTTGGTCGATAAACCCACTAAAACACCCACCCCTACCCCAAATCTTCGTACTCATGCTTCTTGAGCCCCTTTGTTTAGGGCCTACATGCTGGGGGTTCTTTTTCCTTCGtgttactgttttttttttttttggcctctttgttggtgatttgtcaCTCTTCTCGCTCTTTGAAGTTTTTACTTATTAATAATTTACAACATCAACAACCACCAACAAACATTATCCCACTAAATGGAGTCAATATACATCCGAGAACGCCACTAAATTTTACTTAATAGTAATTTGAAATCAAATCATTGAAAACTATAAACACATGCAGCATTTCAATATTCCCAAATCCACTTGACCACCTAGGCAAGTCAAATAATGCTTCTTGTATCCCATATTTGCTTCTCATTATTACTCGTCCTCCTCATCATCGTCATCGTCATCTTCCTCCTTgtcatcatcatcgtcatcatcgtCCTACAATGATCAAAATAAATGCAAGAATATTTTGGCCTTTTTAAATACGTTCGGATATATCTTGAATTATAAATTCTCTTTGCACTGTGTGTCGTATTATACAGTAAAATCTCTGTATACATTTTGGAAATTATCATACCATAAACAAGGAGTAAGTAGAATTATTTTCCGACTTTAAGGATTTGAAATTGCATAGGGGATAAAACGATaggtagaattttttttttttttttttttaacaaacgatatataCACCAAGGAGGAGGGGGTGAACTTAATTTCATaataagttagcaataatgtgattcaaatttgcaTTTGACGAGAAATGAACaaaagacctctcacttacaagtgaaaagaaatactaaaccataatactaagtggtATAAGTGTTTGTAGATTTATACGAACGCTTTTGGAAGAAGCGAACATGTTTTTCTTCAAAAAccactttgaagtatttttatAGAAAGTAGTTGAAAGTTTGAATGAAAATACCGTCATTTTCTTAAGAAACGTACTCCTAGGCTTCTAGAAATGGTGCTTATGAGTGTAAACGGTGCTTATGAGCATAAATGTTTCTTACAAAAGCAGTCTTAACGGAGCAAATAACTTCAATGTCAAACAAAAGTTGTGCAGCTAAAAATGCCTACTTTATGGTTACTTTGTGTACCACGACTAGCGAGCATAAGAGCTCACCCTTGTGTTTGGTAAAAAGACTAATCCAAAGGAAATGATTTAATTtacaagaaaagggaaaaaataaaataaaatcaaaattctcTACTTCTAGCAACATTTTGCCGCCAGGCTATCCCCGGCTGAGCAGCCATTCCTATATCTGGTTTGCCATAAAACTGACCAGCTACCTGCGCCGGTGGTGGCGGAGCCCACCAGCCTTGCTGCACAGGAAGATTAGGGTTTTGTAAGTTGGGTGCCATAGGCTGAAGGGACTCCTGCTGGTGTGCTAAACCGATATGGGGTCTCAGCATTTGTTGCTGGGAGCCGTTCACCGGCAGCCTCGGTTGCAAACGCTGGTACTGAGTTTGGGGTTGGGAAGGTACATTAGGCTGCCACTCCGGTATGTCatcatcgtcgtcgtcgtcatTCCACGGATGAACCGAAACCCTACTTGCCTGATGAAAtgtactactactactactattgTTTTGACCATATTTTTGTATCAGCTCTCTCATTTGATCTACCGGGCGAGAAGGGGTATGGGGATTGGGATAGAAGGGCTGCGCTGGCGTTCCAGGCCCCCTAGAGGAGGGCCTTCGGGCAGAAAACTGATTCGACCCACCAGCAAAATTGAATTCAGGGAGATCATCTTCATGCCGAGAAGAGCCAGGGCCAAACCCGGGAGgaacatcatcatcatcgtcgTCGTCATCACGGGCAGGGGTAGTGTGGGTCGGAGGTAAGGCTCGGGATGGAGCCGTCTTAGACGCGTAGGTTGTATCGTGCTGTCTCCTAgatgtagtagtagtagtagtagtactaGTAGTAGAAAACTGTTGCTTTTTCGAAATGTGTTTGTGGTGAGATGATTTCGGCGACGTTAATTTTCTCCAGACAATAACACCAACAAGGCCATTATCAACACTGTTAAGTGCCTCAACGTGTTCAGTCTGAATAACCTTGCTGAGCATATCTACGGTTTTATTATGGGGAGGGCAAAAATATATTTCCACTCCAGAACACGGCTCAGAAAAACCGACTCTCTCATCCGTCACGTACGAGTCAGCCACCTGCAGGCCCGAACAAGTTTTAGTATGAAAAGAGTAGACCGGGAGCTAAAGAACAGGATTTTATAAACATATCATAGTATTGACGTTACCTCACGAATGCTTGCGGACTCCGATTCCGACGACCCCTCATCCGGAACAAAATGCACGACCTGCATAAAACCAAAATCAGTAAGCTACAGCGCTGTATCATACAATAATTGAAGTCATATATAAATTGATCCAAAATTTCCAATGAACGAGAGAGGGAGTTCATGCGTCATTTTCGGTAAAAACTTCGTCGTCCAAAACCATTTCCCCAAAGGTAAGGTTAATCAACTCCTGAGTTTCATTTGCCCGACAGTAATTAAAAGACAACCCAATTTAACAGGAGAGTTCTCTTCAGAGTAATTCAAGCTCAACCCAATTTAACACTAGTGTCTTGAATATATCTTAGAATTCGTTTCAGACGCTTATTGGACCCGGAGCCCCCCATAAAATGCCATAGATCCCTGCTCTATATGTTAGAAAACTACGCAATCGATTTcccctttctttaatttttgtattcGCTGGTGTCTAAGCATCGATAAACTACCCAGAAAAGAGACTGCATGGCATGTTAGAAGAACAAAGGGAGTCTAAGCATATCGATAAACTACCCAGAAAAAAAAGACCGCACGGCATGTTAGAAGAACTAGCCACCTCCGATACAaacattttaaaagattttCCTTTTCTGAGTTGTCGCAACATAACATAATACAAGAATctttaaacaataaaaataaacttgGAGATACCATGACAGCACGACTTCGGGATTGTGGCAGCTCTTGCAGGAACTTCTCAAATGCATCGAGTCTTACTCTTCCCTTgatatcaagacaaccaggccAGTCTTTTGCAGTGGCTTTTTCACCGCTGCAACGGAAAAGTTGGATTAGCATGAATCAGAAACGAAAACTTTAGCATTATACAGATCGCATAACACTACATAATTAATTTGTCAATCTCTCAAGTTTACGCATTTTCGATTCGAGTATTATCTTTAGTTTCACAAAGATGAAATAGACGAGGGAGCAGAACATAAAGTACAATAAAAATGAACATCTACCACAAACCCATCATGGCACTGCACACAATATCAGTCCACATGTAAATTCAACTTCAAAGAGTATCCAACTAAGATAGATTAGAAGATTGTACCAATGCAGTGGTATGTAATAAACGTTGATTGAAAGAGCAGTGCACCAATGCAGTGGACAATCCGAAAATAGATTCTTCTTTGaacaaatatgtaaatggaAAATGCAGAATAAGGAGAATTTACGACAAAACGAATGTTTAAAAGACGTACCTTTTATAGATCCCAATAACGGAGGCCATGGGTGAGAGATTCAGTTGCAGGGAGCCACTCCAAACACGTTCACCCTTCGGTGTGACAACTAGTCTAGATACTGATTTTTCAGGACTGCCAACGGATTTCACAAAGGCACTGACGTCATGGGATTTTGTATCTGCGCTATCACCGGTTTTCATCACAGAATGACCGTCAGTTATAATCCCAGCGGAACTGTCAATTTTTATCACAGGAGGACTGCCACTGGTTTTCAAGTCAGCATCTGAAGTTGTATCTGTTGTACAAATTCCATCAATCTTCTGTGGAGAGTCATTAACAGTATCCTTGGGGCTTGGAACCAAAGACTGAGACTCAGAGCCTGTCTCAGAGTCGTCCTTGTCTGAGGTGCGTGTAACTTTCCCAGGGAGAATCTCGAATGGAGGCTCTGTGTCCAGGGATTCCATGAACTCATCTAGGGAGACAATTGGAGGAAGATCCTTCGATCCGTCATCCACCATCAGGCCTTGCATTAAATCAGTAGCTTCAGTAGAAGGAATAGTAAAGGGGTAGACACTTCTGTCTTCTGTATTACTCTTCTCACCTGCAGCATTTACTTTGTCCTTGGGT includes:
- the LOC103425196 gene encoding vesicle-associated membrane protein 722-like isoform X1; this translates as MAPSLICSFVMCRTVILAQCSNHQDQEDVARLALNLLEMLDRSMRRITYERGDGYTFNYLIDSGFTYCVVADEDIGREIPLAFLNQVRKDFLGKYRAQFVKALIADSLSNELGSKLKQHMEYVAAKVSKDEQVAMEYIDKNRGWRMRKKIQSSIIEL
- the LOC103401688 gene encoding uncharacterized protein, whose translation is MSNNLLSPLLPISSMEMGQIDPILKGMDSSMPEFQMVGMSSVSSNPESHNLSVSSQQMELMLDPVPDNPGSHGLSMSYFQIGHVDRANGNLGSLKTSTPGNQLGEIGSLPYNLGSHQLSSTKRKAPLEPMTNNPATPQLSMPNKRVAYMEHRPWLQQVPVSNGRAVEMGSVHNAPGSPHLPAPNKKMVMMESMESVQNVPGSPHSPVPNKKMVKTESFSGRSGSQRSSSQKNQTPRIQPSKLQNESFECVRSKMRESLAAALALVNQQKDKCVDSGKKSEEEAGAIQGQTHGTPQPGSHPVKPESEEPKENSPSSKTCSIRKSNDGEGAGQTILADATTNVSTLTSICDGNEFQSNDIFPRVNVSFGDNLFVKDELLQGNGLSWVLDSEMEMEEGKEIQPAEEQMMDLEELGGPPDEQVVQSPEELAFRIEAELFKLFGGVNKKYKEKGRSLLFNLKDRNNPDLRERVMSGEIAPEQLCSMTAEELASKELSEWRMAKAEELAQMVVLPDSEVDMRRLVKKTHKGEVEVEQYDSASIDIPVDATSHNHSEPRSKEVEVSTPSKPNKPKDKVNAAGEKSNTEDRSVYPFTIPSTEATDLMQGLMVDDGSKDLPPIVSLDEFMESLDTEPPFEILPGKVTRTSDKDDSETGSESQSLVPSPKDTVNDSPQKIDGICTTDTTSDADLKTSGSPPVIKIDSSAGIITDGHSVMKTGDSADTKSHDVSAFVKSVGSPEKSVSRLVVTPKGERVWSGSLQLNLSPMASVIGIYKSGEKATAKDWPGCLDIKGRVRLDAFEKFLQELPQSRSRAVMVVHFVPDEGSSESESASIREVADSYVTDERVGFSEPCSGVEIYFCPPHNKTVDMLSKVIQTEHVEALNSVDNGLVGVIVWRKLTSPKSSHHKHISKKQQFSTTSTTTTTTTSRRQHDTTYASKTAPSRALPPTHTTPARDDDDDDDDVPPGFGPGSSRHEDDLPEFNFAGGSNQFSARRPSSRGPGTPAQPFYPNPHTPSRPVDQMRELIQKYGQNNSSSSSTFHQASRVSVHPWNDDDDDDDIPEWQPNVPSQPQTQYQRLQPRLPVNGSQQQMLRPHIGLAHQQESLQPMAPNLQNPNLPVQQGWWAPPPPAQVAGQFYGKPDIGMAAQPGIAWRQNVARSREF